In Hyphomicrobiales bacterium, the sequence AATACCGGCGCCAAGGACGTGATGACGGCGGCCGCGCTGCTGATCGTGCTCGGCGCGGCGCTGCTGATGGAGCATGTCGGGCTTTCCATGGCGATGGGCGCCTTCCTCGCCGGCGTGATGCTGGCCGATTCGCATTTCCGCCACGAGCTCGAGGCCGATATCGAGCCGTTCCGCGGCGTCTTGCTCGGCCTCTTCTTCATGGCCGTCGGCATGTCGCTCGACCTCCAGCTGGTGAAGATCAACTGGATGCTGCTGGCGGTGGCGGCGCCGCTGCTGGTGCTGTTCAAGATCGCGGTCGTCACCTCGATCCTGCGGATCTCCTGCTCCAGCTGGCTCGAAGCCGTCCGGGCGGGTGCGCTTCTCTCGCCGGCCGGCGAATTCGCCTTCGTGCTGCTGCCGCTGGGCCTGTCGCAGGGCTTGCTGACGCCGCCGCAGGCGGCGATGGCGACCGCGCTCGCGGCGATCAGCATGCTGCTCGGCCCGGTGGTCGCGAAGCTGATCGACGCCGCGCTGCTCTCCCGCATCGTGCCCGAGACGATGGAGGAAGACTTCGACGGGGTCAGCGACAGCCAGGTGATGGTGATCGGCTTCGGCCGCTTCGGCCAGGTGGTGACGCAGGCGCTGCTGCTCCAGCACATCAACATCACCGTGATCGACGCCGACGTCGAGCAGATCCGCGCCGCCGCCCGCTTCGGCTTCAAGGTCTATTACGGCGACGGGACGCGTCTCGACGTGCTGCGTGCCGCGGGCGCCGGCCGGGTCAAGGTGATCTGTGTCTGCATCGACGACAAGGATGCGGCGCTGCGCATCGTCGAGATGGTCAAGGCGGAGTTCCCCGGCATCCGGGTGCATGTGCGCGCCTATGACCGGATCCACGCGATCGACCTGATGAAGGCGAATGTCGACTACCAGATGCGCGAGACGTTCGAATCGGCGCTCGGCTTCGGTCGCGTGGCGCTCGAAACGCTGGGCCTGAGCCGCGACGAGGCGGATTTCGTGATCGACCATGTCCGCGATCGCGACGCGCAGCGCATGGAGATTCAGTTCCACGAGGGCATCGCCGCCGCGCTGAACCGCGTGCCGCGCGTGACGCCCGAGCCGATCGTCAAGCCGAAGGGCCGCTCCAGGGCCCTCAACGCCGAGACGGAGCAGGTCATCGCCGATGGCGGCGCGGAAGTCTCGGTCGGCGGCGTCGGGGAACCCGAGCGGTGACCAACGCCATGTCCCGTTCGACACGGGCCGTCTTCGTCGAAGGCCCGCTGATGCGCCATGTCGCCGTGATGACGGCGACGGGCTCCATCGGCCTGATGGCCGTCTTCGTCGTCGATCTCCTGTCGCTGCTCTATGTTTCGTGGCTCGGGCGGCCGGAGGCGACCGCCGGCGTCGGCTTCGCCACCATCGTGCTCTATCTGATGGTGTCCGTGAATGTGGGCCTGATGATCGCCGTCACGGCCTTGACCTCGCGCAGCATCGGCATGGGCGACCGCCAGGCCGCCCGGCGCATCGCCTCCTCGACCATGGTCCTGATGGCGCTGGTCGCGCTCGTCCTGTCGCTTGCGGCCCTGCCCCTCCTGCCCTGGCTGCTCGGCCTTCTGGGTGCGCATGGCCAGTCGCATGCCATCGCCCTTTCCTTTCTCCATATCGTGCTGCCGTCGAACGTGCTCATGGCGATCGGCATGGGTTTTTCCGGCATCCTGCGCGCCGCCGGCGATGCGAGG encodes:
- the kefBC gene encoding Glutathione-regulated potassium-efflux system protein, coding for MADAASHVSFLPPILTFCAAAVIAVPIFRKLGQSAVLGYLAAGIVIGPSILGVIKDPDAIRSTAEIGVVLLLFLVGLELQPARLYSMRKDILGTGLAQMALCATGIGLFGWWFGLSAAGAVAVGVALALSATSIALQLLAERGDASETYGRRTFSILLFQDMAIAPVLALLPLLATTGGAQAGSPMRALAGLGIALGALVAIILAGRYVLNPFFRILANTGAKDVMTAAALLIVLGAALLMEHVGLSMAMGAFLAGVMLADSHFRHELEADIEPFRGVLLGLFFMAVGMSLDLQLVKINWMLLAVAAPLLVLFKIAVVTSILRISCSSWLEAVRAGALLSPAGEFAFVLLPLGLSQGLLTPPQAAMATALAAISMLLGPVVAKLIDAALLSRIVPETMEEDFDGVSDSQVMVIGFGRFGQVVTQALLLQHINITVIDADVEQIRAAARFGFKVYYGDGTRLDVLRAAGAGRVKVICVCIDDKDAALRIVEMVKAEFPGIRVHVRAYDRIHAIDLMKANVDYQMRETFESALGFGRVALETLGLSRDEADFVIDHVRDRDAQRMEIQFHEGIAAALNRVPRVTPEPIVKPKGRSRALNAETEQVIADGGAEVSVGGVGEPER